A window from Pleuronectes platessa chromosome 6, fPlePla1.1, whole genome shotgun sequence encodes these proteins:
- the LOC128442851 gene encoding poly(rC)-binding protein 4 isoform X2 → MRLPACHSHIAMNCEQDFADGGLGVTLTLRLLMHGKEVGSIIGKKGETVKRIREESSARVNISEGSCPERIITITGSTDSVFRAFTMITFKLEEDLTALVANGTISSKPPVTLRLVIPASQCGSLIGKGGAKIKEIRESTGAQIQVAGDLLPNSTERGVTISGNQDSVIQCVKLICTVILESPPKGATIPYRPSPSPGALLIAGNQVFEASEYAPHPMYSVAQGGLDLQQDALFQAYTLQNQYGIPHSELAKLHQLSMQQGLSPMAQPASNIIPGMDTNSHTSQELLIPNDLIGSIIGRQGTKINEIRQVSGAQIKIGSQLDGTSDRHVTITGTPVNINLAQYLITSCLETAKSTAQAATMASPVDLNMAFTQPASPAASPTPSMATMGGLTPAHMLGSPYGGMPLSGLLGVKSIPYLTLSNPAPNPAAPSHTTLAAYTAKISSANCIKKPERQKFAPY, encoded by the exons AAAGGAGAGACTGTGAAACGAATACGAGAAGAG AGCAGCGCTCGGGTCAACATCTCAGAGGGATCCTGTCCTGAGaggatcatcaccatcaccggCTCCACAGACAGCGTCTTCAGAGCTTTCACCATGATCACATTTAAACTGGAGGAG GACCTCACTGCACTGGTAGCCAACGGCACCATCAGCTCCAAGCCACCAGTCACCCTGCGGCTGGTCATCCCTGCCAGCCAGTGTGGCTCTCTCATCGGGAAGGGAGGGGCCAAGATAAAGGAAATCAGGGAG AGCACCGGGGCTCAGATACAGGTGGCAGGGGATTTACTGCCCAACTCCACTGAGCGAGGGGTGACGATATCTGGGAATCAGGACTCAGTAATCCAGTGTGTCAAGCTCATCTGCACAGTAATCCTGGAG TCTCCACCGAAGGGGGCCACCATCCCCTATCGACCGAGCCCCTCACCAGGCGCCCTCCTCATCGCAGGGAACCAG gtgtTTGAGGCATCTGAATATGCCCCCCACCCTATGTACTCAGTCGCCCAAGGGGGCCTGGACCTCCAGCAG GACGCTCTCTTCCAGGCCTACACTTTGCAAAACCAATACGGCATTCCACACTCAGAG ctggCCAAGCTACATCAGCTGTCAATGCAGCAAGGCCTGAGTCCTATGGCCCAGCCGGCTTCGAATATCATACCCG GGATGGACACGAACTCTCACACGTCTCAGGAGCTGCTTATTCCCAATGAC CTGATCGGCTCCATCATCGGCCGTCAGGGCACCAAGATCAACGAGATCCGGCAGGTGTCAGGAGCGCAGATCAAGATCGGCAGCCAGCTGGACGGGACAAGTGACCGCCATGTCACTATCACAGGAACACCGGTCAACATCAACCTGGCCCAGTACCTCATTACCTCCTG TTTAGAGACAGCCAAATCCACAGCCCAGGCAGCCACCATGGCATCTCCGGTCGACCTCAACATGGCCTTCACCcagccagcctccccagctgcCTCCCCCACACCCTCCATGGCCACGATGGGCGGCCTGACCCCGGCTCATATGCTGGGCTCCCCGTACGGAGGCATGCCCCTCTCCGGCCTGCTGGGGGTGAAGTCTATCCCCTATCTGACTCTGTCCAACCCTGCCCCCAACCCTGCAGCACCCTCCCACACCACCCTGGCCGCCTACACCGCCAAAATCTCCTCCGCCAACTGCATCAAAAAGCCAGAGAGACAGAAGTTCGCTCCCTACTGA